The genomic window AGCGCGCGGACCAGCTGCGTGCGCTCCTTATCATCGGCGCCAAGGGGGTTTTCTTCGACCGCCTGCGCCTCAAAGCCGAGCTGTTCAAGCGCGCGGGTCAGGGACGCTTCGTCCATGTTTGGTTCGTGTTCGATGGCAACACGCTTGGCAGAGAAATTGACGCGCGCGCTGGCAATCCCGTCCACTTTCACAAGCTCGCGTTCAATCTTTGCGATACAGCCAGCGCATTTGATACCCGGGACAGTGAAGCGTGTCGCGGTCAGCTCTGCTGCGGTTTGCTGGGGAAGAGGGACGGGAGCGTTCACTTAAAGTTCGCTCTCGCTTATCCAGACATCATCGCCAGAGGTGATGGTAAGGCGCATGGTCCAGCGGCCTGCGTCAACCGGCTGGGTGGAAGCGAAAGTGCCGCCACCTTTGGGGGCAAAATCAAGGCTGGCAAAAGCGTGCTCTCCAATCGGGCGGCGAAGTTCGGCGCTAACGACTGCTCCTTCGGGCACATATTGCGTGGTGATGGTGACGTGGCCGCTCTCACCGCGCTCGGCCGACGCCTTCCACCCAAGCGCCTTGGATGCTTCGGCCGCTTCCAGCCAGCGATTGAAGTTCTGGCTCGCGACATAGGAGTTGTTCACAACCACCCCGTGAAATCCGCCCACAGCAAGGCTCGCCATGGTGAAGTTGACCGCCGCGACAATGCCAAAGCCTGCGACAAAGATCAGCGCGACGCGGCGCCCTGTCAGTCGTTGCTTGTTTGAAGTGCTTGCCACTATTCGCCTCCTGGCAGGGTGAACACTGTTTCTTCGACGTCGCGTTCGCGTTGTTCATCGAGAGAAGTCAGTTCAAAAGAAAAGGTGTCGGTCGTGGTCCCTTGAGGCACGCTTACGTAGGTGCGCACGATCCGCGTTTGGTCAGCAGGAACGGTGATGGTCTGAGTGGGAGCGGCAGCATCGCGCCCGATCCGGTCAGTCCACATGACTGAGCCTTCGGGCAGGCCTTTAAGCGCAACTTCCATTTCACGCGGGCGCGCTTCCATATTGCGCAGGCGAAGCGTGAAGGCGTTACGCACAGAGCCATCTTTCATCAGCATGAATGGCGGATTGCGTTCCGGCGATACGGTCAAATCGGTGTGTGTGCGGGTGCCAAGCGAGAAGAGCAGAGCTGCGCCAATCGCCGCCCATACGCCGAAATAGATAAAGGTGCGCGGACGCAGCAGAGCCTTGTAAGCAGGTTGAGCGGGAGCGCCTGCCGCCTCCGCTTCGCACTGGTCAAGGGTGGCATAATCGATAAGGCCGCGCGGGCGGTCGATCCCTTTCATAATGCGATCACACGCATCAATGCACAATCCGCAGGTGATACAGCCGATCTGCTGGCCTTCGCGAATATCAATGCCCGTGGGGCACACCGCAACACATTCGCGGCAATCAATGCAATCGCCGTATTTTTCCGGCTCTTTCTTCGCTTTTTTAAGGCTTCCGCGCTGTTCGCCGCGCCAGTCTTTGTAAGTAACAATGAGCGATTTCTCGTCGAGCATCGCGCCCTGAATACGCGGCCACGGGCACATATAAATGCACACTTGTTCGCGCATAAAACCGCCAAGCCAGAAAGTGGTGCCGGTCAGAACCGCTACAGTCATGTAAGCAACCGGATCGGCATTCAGCGTGAAGAAATCGCGCGCTAGCGTCGGCGCATCGGCGAAGTAGAGAATCCATGCCCCGCCAGTCACCATCGCAATGAGCAGGTAAACCGCCCACTTGCTGGTGCGCCGCGCGATTTTCGATGCGGTCCAAGGTGCCTTGTCCAATTTCATCCGGGCATTGCGGTCGCCATCAAAGAAGCGGTCGACGTGCTGAAACAGGTCGGTCCAGACCGTTTGCGGACAGGCATATCCGCACCACGCCCGGCCCACCGCACTGGTGACAAGGAACAGGCCAATCCCTGCCATGATGAGAAGGCCTGCGACAAAGTAAAATTCGTGCGGCCAAATCTCGATGTCGAACATATAGAAACGGCGATTGGCAAGATCGATCAACACCGCTTGATCGGGCGCATATGGCCCACGATCCCAACGGATCCATGGGGTCACATAGTAGATCGTCAGGGTGACGAGCATGATGAGCCATTTGAAGCGGCGAAACGGGCCATCGATCCGCTTGTTATGGACGTTTTCACGCTTGGCATAAAGCGAAGGAGATCCGCCGGGTACCGGGGGCGATGGGGGACGCGAGGCGGCGCCTGTTTTATCGAGCGCAGTGCTCCACCGGCTGGCCCCTTTTTTGGGATCAGCCAGTGGAGTTTCGAGTTGGTCAGAGTTGGCCATTGCCTTCTGCTCCTTCAGCCATCGCCACTTGAGCCTCATCTTCGGCTGCGTCTGTGGCGGGCTCCGCCTTGGTTTCTTCACCGCCACCGCGTGAGTGGACATAGGCTGCAAGCATCTTGATGGTGACAGGGTCCAGCTTGTCGCTCCATCCCGGCATCACACCGTGACGAGGGTTGGAGATTTGCTGGCGAATGCTCGCCTCGCTACCGCCATAAAGCCAGATCGCATCATTCAATGCAGGCGCGCCCTGAATACGGTCGCCCGATCCGCTTGAGTTGTGGCACGCGGCGCAATTGGTTTCGAACAATTCAGCGCCCGCCGCGCTTCCCGGCCCGTCGCCGCTCAGCGACTTTACGTGCGCAACCAGTGCACTAATCTGACTTTGATCGAAGATGTCGCCAAAGGCTGGCATCAGTGAGAAGCGCGTTTGATCTGACCCTTCCCAGCGGATGCCGTGGGTGAGCGTGTATTGAATGGCTTCAAGATCGCCGCCCCAAATCCAGTCATCGTCATTAAGGTTGGGATAGCCATACTGCTCATACCCCGCAGCGCCCGCGCCGTGGCATTGGACGCAGTGTTGCTTAAACGCTGATGCACCGCCAGAGATCGCTTGCCCTAAAAGTTCAGGGTCAGCCGACAGCTTAGTGATGTCGGTAGCCGCTATCCTCTCAAAGGTGGTTTGGCGTGCCAAATCGGCAGCACTCATTTCCTTGGCCAATTCGCCGCGCGAGGACCATCCGAGCACACCATCCGTCGCTTTTTCAACCATCGGCCATGCCGGATAAAGCACGACGTAAACGAGCGCCCAGGCAATCGTTGCATAGAAGGTCCAAAGCCACCAGCGCGGCAGCGGGGTGTTCAGTTCTTCGATGCCGTCCCACTCATGGCCGACAAATTCGGTGCCTGTGGCTTCATCAATCCGGGACTTATCAGACATTTTCGTCCTCCTCGAAGATCGAGTTTTTGGCCTCTTCAACGCGGGCCTTTGAATGGGGGAGGAAGCTCCACCCGCACAGCAAAACATAAAGTGCGAATATCATCACAAGGCCGTAGCTGTCGGCGAGGTGACGAAGGGTTTCGTAAAAGCTCATCGACCCGTCTCCTGTGCAAGTTCCGCTTGGGCTGCGGCGCTGTCGACATCGACCAGCGTGCCGAGCATCTGAAGGTAAGCTATCAGAGCATCCATCTCTGTCACGCGGGTGGGATCGCCGTCGTAATCGCGGATTTGCGACTTGGGATAGCGTTCCTGAAGATCGCCAGCGTCCAATTCAGGATTGGCCTGTGCGTACAGGTCATTTTCCGCCATCTCGATATCAATCGCGCTGTAAGGCACGCCGACGCGCTGCAATGCGGTTAGATTGGCAGAGATGTCAGCGATGTGCAGCTTAGTGTCCGCAAGGAAGCTGTAGCTTGGCATGATACTCTGCGGGACCACGCTTTGCGGGTTTTTCAAGTGCTGAACGTGCCACTCATCCGAATAGCGACCGCCAACGCGTGCAAGGTCAGGCCCGGTGCGTTTTGATCCCCATTGGAAGGGGTGGTCGTACATACTTTCAGCCGCCAGCGAATAGTGGCCATAACGTTCCACCTCGTCGCGAAACGGACGGATCATCTGGCTGTGACAGGTGTAGCACCCTTCACGAATGTAGATGTCCCGGCCTGCTTGCTCGAGCGGGGTGTAAGGCCGCATCCCTTCGACTTCCTCGATCGTATTGTCGATCCAGAACAGCGGCGCGATTTCGACAAGTCCGCCAATTGCGACGGTCACGAGTGTGGCAGCTGCCAGCAGGGTGACGTTTTTCTCCAGCCTTTTATGGCCTTCGAAGGCGCCCTGATCGGGAGCGTTATTTTGAGAGGTCGTGCTCATTGGTAAAGCTCCTTATTCTGCTGGTTCAGCTTGGGGTTGGGCGGCGGAAGGTGCGGGCAGCGGACGGTCCGCGTCCTCGTCAAATTCCATGTCGCTCATCGGGGCCTCTTGGCGCTGGTGTCCAGCAATCGTCATCCAGATGTTATAGGCCATGATGACCGCGCCAGAGAGGTAGAGAAGGCCACCAGCTGCGCGCATCAGATACATCGGGTGAAGCGCTGCAACACTGTCGACGAAGCTGTTCACGAGGTATCCGTCAGCGCCATATTCACGCCACATCAGGCCTTGGGTAATCCCGGCAACCCACATACTGGCCGCGTAAAGAACGATGCCGAGCGTTGCGAGCCAGAAGTGCCAGTTGATCATGCGAAGCGAATAGAGACGCTCTTTCTTCCAAAGTTTGGGCACGAGGAAATAGACACAGGCAAAGGTGATCATGCCGTTCCATCCAAGCGCGCCAGAGTGCACGTGGCCAATCGTCCAGTCGGTGTAGTGCGAAAGCGAGTTCACCGCTTTGATCGAGAGCATCGGCCCTTCAAAGGTGCTCATTCCATAGAATGCGAGCGCCATGACCATCATGCGGATGATCGGGTCGGTGCGGATCTTGTCCCATGCGCCATTGAGCGTCATCAGACCGTTGATCATACCGCCCCAGCTTGGCATCCACAGCATGATCGAGAACACCATGCCCAGCGTCTGTGCCCAGTCGGGAAGCGCTGTGTAGTGAAGGTGGTGTGGACCTGCCCAGATGTAGAGGAAGATCAGCGACCAAAAGTGGATGATCGACAGACGGTACGAATAAACCGGACGGTTCGCTTGCTTGGGGACGAAGTAATACATCATCGCGAGGAACCCTGCGGTCAGGAAGAAACCCACCGCATTGTGGCCATACCACCACTGCGTCAAAGCATCCTGAACGCCTGCAAAAGCCGAGTAGCTGCGCGATCCCAAAAGGCTTACTGGCATTGCCAGATTGTTGACCACGTGCAGCATCGCGATGGTCACGATGAATGCGAGGTAAAACCAGTTGGCGACATAGATATGCGGTTCGCGGCGCTTCAGAAGCGTGCCGACGAAGACGGCAAGATAGGCAACCCAAACCACGGTCAGCCACAGATCAACATACCATTCAGGCTCGGCATACTCTTTGGACTGCGTAACGCCCAAAAGGTATCCGGTCGCCGCCAAAACGATGAAAAGCTGGTAGCCCCAGAACACAAACCGCGCGAGGCCCGGCAGGGCAAGCGTTGTGCGGCAAGTGCGCTGAACGACATAGAAGCTGGTTGCCAGAAGCGCGTTGCCACCAAAGGCAAAAATCACCGCTGAAGTGTGAAGCGGGCGAACGCGGCCAAAGTTGAGATAAGGCTCAAAATTCAACCAGGGGAACGCCAGCTGCGCTGCGATGAACACACCTGCCAGCAAACCCGCAAGCCCCCAGAACATCGTTGCGATCACGCCCCAGCGCACGACATCATCGTCGTATTTCGCTGGGCCTGACGGCATCTTGAAGATGCTCGATGCCTTAGCGAGCGGATTAAACGTGCCCAATGTTGCCACCATCATGATGACAAGCACGAGGCCGATAATTCCCATGTGAACGGCAAATCCGGTGTCCTGTGCACCAGCGATAGCCGCAATGACAGCGAGTAAGGCGAGGGCATAGAACCCCAGCCGACCGAGTACAGCTTCCATAATGTCGATCCCTTTTTGATCTGATGCCCTGTTGGAGAACCAGATCGATCCCGTATTTGACTCAAATCAAAGTGCCGCGAAATTTGCGTCACTTTCTCCCAATCGGCCCAAGGTCAAACTGTCATTTCCCTCAGACAAATCGGTCATACAGCGCCTCAAATTCCCGTCCATACGGCGCAATACTGTCCAGATAAGTTGACACACCTTGCCATGCCGCTCAATCGAGTGCATTGATCTGCATCAAATTTGCGAAATTTTATCAGGCCGCTTCCAGCAAGTGTCCTGCTCTGGCCTTCAAGGCTTCCATGTCTGTCAGAACGACCCGTGATCGGCCCGGCGTCTGAATGATCCCGGCACTTCTAAGGTCGGTTAGCTGGCGGCTTACAGTTTCAATGGTAAGGCCAAGGCTGTCGGCGATATCGCGCCGGGACATGGGCAGTTCCATTGTTATGCCATCGGGCGCACCATCGCCGATTCGCTCGGCCATGCTGATAAGAAAGCTTGCGATGCGCTCCCCTGCTGTTTTGCGGCCAAGCGCAATCGTTTTTTCCCGACACCGGGCGAGCGCTTTGAGCGCCCGGTCCAGCATATCGGAGATCATAACTGCCTCTTCTTGGGCCAGTCGAAAAAACTCTTGTGCAGGAAAATAAATGAGCTCGCAGTCTTCGAGCGCAATTAGCGAATAAACGTGCGCGGCTTTAGCCGGCACTGAAACCATGTCGCCTTCAAAGTTGAAGGCAACGATTTGTTCGCGCCCTTGTGACGCTTGTGCCACCAGCTTGGTGCTGCCGCGTGCGATAAAGATGATTTGATCTGAGCCATTTCCTTTGAATGGTGCATCACCTTCGCGCGCGCTTGCATAACGGGCGACCGCTTGAAACTTGAGGTGCGTCGCATCGCTCACATTCAAGGGTAAAGCCTTGGTGGCAAAGCGTTCAAACAATTCCGGAAAAGTCATGCCAAGATGCCTTCGTATAGATTTAGTCTGGGCGAGTACCGCCAGAAAAGCTTGACCTGACTGGTGCAAAATAGGTGGAATTACATTGATCTGAATCAATGTTTACTCGTTTCCTCGCGGTTATCTGCCCTTTCAACAGCAAAGTCCTGGGCCGCATCGGGTGGCCACTGCTGTTTGGACGAACGAAGCGACGAAGAGATGAATGGGTAGGGCGCCGGCCTAAGCCAATCGGCTCTCCAACCGGCTGACGACGAGCGTATCAATTACCGTAGTCTGATCCGCCAAGCCTTTCGGAAAATCGAAGCTTAATCAGGGATTTGAAGTAATGAAAAAGACACTGTTTTGCGCCGCAACTGCTGCAATGGCGTTCGTGAGCACACCTGCTCTGGCACAAGAGGCCGGTGACATTCAGGTCAAAGTTGTCGGGACGCTGGTTGCGCCTGATGGCGAGATTGAAACTGTTGTAAGCGATGCTGTGGGTCTGCCAGCTGGCACTGATACTGCCTCTAATGACAATTTCGTGCCTACTGTTGCGATTGAGTATTTCGTTTCCGAAAACTTCTCGATTGAAACCATCGCTGGCACCACACAGCACGACGTTGATGCCGTCTCTGGTTTGCCCGCTGGCACCGAAGTTGTCTCTGACGCTCTGCTTCTGCCTGCCACCTTCACCGCAAAAGCGCACTTCGATCTTGGCGGCGTGAAACCATATGTTGGCGCAGGCGGTGCTTACTTCATCTGGCTTCGCGATAAACCCGGCGCAGGTGTCGTACCGCTGGGTGCAACCGATGCGGACCTCTCAAACGAGTTCGGCTTCGTGCTTCAAGCTGGTGTTGACGTACCCGTCGGCGAAAGCGGTTTTGGCGTCACCTTCGATGCCAAGCGCTATTTCATCGACACCACTCTTCAGGTGAGTGCGGGCAACACCGTGGTTCTTGAAACCGATCACAAACTTGACCCATGGGTGGTCAGCGCAGGGGTTTCATACCGCTTTTGACGTAAGACTATGAAATGATAGTCTTGCAGCTTGGATAAGGGGAGAGCTGCAGATGACAGGGGTTAGTCAACCGGACGATACATCGCTCAAACGCGTGCATGATCGGAAACCTGGCCAAGCCAGTACCGATTTGACCGTGGCGC from Erythrobacter sp. SCSIO 43205 includes these protein-coding regions:
- a CDS encoding FixH family protein — encoded protein: MASTSNKQRLTGRRVALIFVAGFGIVAAVNFTMASLAVGGFHGVVVNNSYVASQNFNRWLEAAEASKALGWKASAERGESGHVTITTQYVPEGAVVSAELRRPIGEHAFASLDFAPKGGGTFASTQPVDAGRWTMRLTITSGDDVWISESEL
- the ccoG gene encoding cytochrome c oxidase accessory protein CcoG — translated: MANSDQLETPLADPKKGASRWSTALDKTGAASRPPSPPVPGGSPSLYAKRENVHNKRIDGPFRRFKWLIMLVTLTIYYVTPWIRWDRGPYAPDQAVLIDLANRRFYMFDIEIWPHEFYFVAGLLIMAGIGLFLVTSAVGRAWCGYACPQTVWTDLFQHVDRFFDGDRNARMKLDKAPWTASKIARRTSKWAVYLLIAMVTGGAWILYFADAPTLARDFFTLNADPVAYMTVAVLTGTTFWLGGFMREQVCIYMCPWPRIQGAMLDEKSLIVTYKDWRGEQRGSLKKAKKEPEKYGDCIDCRECVAVCPTGIDIREGQQIGCITCGLCIDACDRIMKGIDRPRGLIDYATLDQCEAEAAGAPAQPAYKALLRPRTFIYFGVWAAIGAALLFSLGTRTHTDLTVSPERNPPFMLMKDGSVRNAFTLRLRNMEARPREMEVALKGLPEGSVMWTDRIGRDAAAPTQTITVPADQTRIVRTYVSVPQGTTTDTFSFELTSLDEQRERDVEETVFTLPGGE
- the ccoP gene encoding cytochrome-c oxidase, cbb3-type subunit III, translating into MSDKSRIDEATGTEFVGHEWDGIEELNTPLPRWWLWTFYATIAWALVYVVLYPAWPMVEKATDGVLGWSSRGELAKEMSAADLARQTTFERIAATDITKLSADPELLGQAISGGASAFKQHCVQCHGAGAAGYEQYGYPNLNDDDWIWGGDLEAIQYTLTHGIRWEGSDQTRFSLMPAFGDIFDQSQISALVAHVKSLSGDGPGSAAGAELFETNCAACHNSSGSGDRIQGAPALNDAIWLYGGSEASIRQQISNPRHGVMPGWSDKLDPVTIKMLAAYVHSRGGGEETKAEPATDAAEDEAQVAMAEGAEGNGQL
- a CDS encoding cbb3-type cytochrome c oxidase subunit 3 is translated as MSFYETLRHLADSYGLVMIFALYVLLCGWSFLPHSKARVEEAKNSIFEEDENV
- the ccoO gene encoding cytochrome-c oxidase, cbb3-type subunit II; translation: MSTTSQNNAPDQGAFEGHKRLEKNVTLLAAATLVTVAIGGLVEIAPLFWIDNTIEEVEGMRPYTPLEQAGRDIYIREGCYTCHSQMIRPFRDEVERYGHYSLAAESMYDHPFQWGSKRTGPDLARVGGRYSDEWHVQHLKNPQSVVPQSIMPSYSFLADTKLHIADISANLTALQRVGVPYSAIDIEMAENDLYAQANPELDAGDLQERYPKSQIRDYDGDPTRVTEMDALIAYLQMLGTLVDVDSAAAQAELAQETGR
- the ccoN gene encoding cytochrome-c oxidase, cbb3-type subunit I; its protein translation is MEAVLGRLGFYALALLAVIAAIAGAQDTGFAVHMGIIGLVLVIMMVATLGTFNPLAKASSIFKMPSGPAKYDDDVVRWGVIATMFWGLAGLLAGVFIAAQLAFPWLNFEPYLNFGRVRPLHTSAVIFAFGGNALLATSFYVVQRTCRTTLALPGLARFVFWGYQLFIVLAATGYLLGVTQSKEYAEPEWYVDLWLTVVWVAYLAVFVGTLLKRREPHIYVANWFYLAFIVTIAMLHVVNNLAMPVSLLGSRSYSAFAGVQDALTQWWYGHNAVGFFLTAGFLAMMYYFVPKQANRPVYSYRLSIIHFWSLIFLYIWAGPHHLHYTALPDWAQTLGMVFSIMLWMPSWGGMINGLMTLNGAWDKIRTDPIIRMMVMALAFYGMSTFEGPMLSIKAVNSLSHYTDWTIGHVHSGALGWNGMITFACVYFLVPKLWKKERLYSLRMINWHFWLATLGIVLYAASMWVAGITQGLMWREYGADGYLVNSFVDSVAALHPMYLMRAAGGLLYLSGAVIMAYNIWMTIAGHQRQEAPMSDMEFDEDADRPLPAPSAAQPQAEPAE
- a CDS encoding helix-turn-helix domain-containing protein → MTFPELFERFATKALPLNVSDATHLKFQAVARYASAREGDAPFKGNGSDQIIFIARGSTKLVAQASQGREQIVAFNFEGDMVSVPAKAAHVYSLIALEDCELIYFPAQEFFRLAQEEAVMISDMLDRALKALARCREKTIALGRKTAGERIASFLISMAERIGDGAPDGITMELPMSRRDIADSLGLTIETVSRQLTDLRSAGIIQTPGRSRVVLTDMEALKARAGHLLEAA
- a CDS encoding OmpW family protein → MKKTLFCAATAAMAFVSTPALAQEAGDIQVKVVGTLVAPDGEIETVVSDAVGLPAGTDTASNDNFVPTVAIEYFVSENFSIETIAGTTQHDVDAVSGLPAGTEVVSDALLLPATFTAKAHFDLGGVKPYVGAGGAYFIWLRDKPGAGVVPLGATDADLSNEFGFVLQAGVDVPVGESGFGVTFDAKRYFIDTTLQVSAGNTVVLETDHKLDPWVVSAGVSYRF